TCCTTGAAGGGCGCGGCGCTTGAGGACTACCGCAGGGGCATCCAGGCCGTTCTTCAGAACCCTTACGCTTCCTTGAACGGGCGGATGAGGATCTGGCGCATCGTGGGCGAACCGCTCATCGTACGGGGAGAGCGGCTGAGCGCGGTCAAGAAAAAGGTAGATGAACTCCTGGATCTTGTCATGCTCCCTGCCTGTGGGGACCGTTTCCCGCACGAGATGAGCGCCGGACAGAGGCAGCAGGTGGCCATAGCGCGGGCACTTTCCATCAATCCGAAATTCATTGTGCTCGACGAGCCCACATCGCTCCTCGACGTCTCAGCCCAGGCCTCGATCCTCAACATGATCGTGGCACTCCAGAAGAAATTTTTTCTCACCTACCTGTTTATTTCCCACAACCTTGCGGTGGTCCGCTTTGTGAGCAATCGGGTAGGCGTCATGTACTGCGGGAAGCTCGTAGAACTGGCCGACAGCGAGGCACTTTATTCCAACCCCCTGCATCCGTACACCAACGCCCTGCTTTCATCCATCCCTGATCCAGATCCCGAGTCGGACAAGAAGGAGATGGTTCTCGAAGGGGATGTGGTAAGCCCAATCGACCCGCCGCCAGGCTGTCGATTCTATCTTCGCTGCAGTGAACGCATGGACCTGTGCAGGGAAGCTGAACCTACTCTGCTCCAAGCGGGACAGCGCCACCTCGTGGCGTGTCACCTGCGCAAAGCTAGCCCTTAGACCTGTACCGCAAAGGGAGGAACAAGGCTATGGAAGAGATGACGGTGAAAACGAAACTGGAGAGATACGAGAAAGAACCGCCGCTTGCGGTCTTTCATTGGAACGACAGCGAAACTGAGGCACGGGGCTGGGTGGTCATCAACTCATTGAGAGGAAACTCCTGCGGCGGGGGCACGAGGATGCGCAAGGGCTGTACCGAGCAGGAAGTCCTGGCACTCGCCAAAACCATGGAGATCAAGTTTACGGTCAGCGGTCCTCCCATAGGAGGAGCCAAGTCCGGCATCGATTTCGATCCCGCAGACCCTCGCAAGCGAGGCGTTCTCGAACGCTGGTATCGATGCATCAAACCGTTGTTGAAAGAGTACTATGGAACCGGCGGCGACATGAATGTGGACTCAAACACTGAAGTCATACCTGCAACCCGCGCCTGCGGCATCCTCGACCCTCAAGAAGGGGCGATCAGAGGGCACTACCATCCGGACGACGACCAGATGAAGGTTAAGATCGAGCAGATGGGTCGCGGGGTTCGCCTTCCTGTCACCGATGCGACTTTAGCTCCCCCCGGGAACCGGGTCTTTGAGACGGCCGACCTGGTCACAGGCTGGGGTGTTGCTGAGTCGGTGCGCCATTTCTATGATATATACGGCGGCACCATCAAAGGGAAGAGGGCCATAATCCAGGGCTTCGGAAACGTTGCCGCCCCGGCAGCATACTATCTTGCGCAAAGCGGCGCCCGCATCGTCGGAATAATTGACAAAGTCGGCGGCATCATTGAGCCTCAGGGCATCTCACTCGATGAGGTAGTACACCTTATGACGGCACGAACAGGTAACTTCCTTATCTCACCAGGTCTTATGAGCTATGATGAGGCAAACCAAAAGATCTGGTCCACCGGCGCCGAAATCTTCATACCCGCGGCCGCATCCCGGCTCGTAACCCAGGGCCAGGTGGACGAACTTCTGGCGCACGGTCTCGAGGTCATCTCAGCCGGAGCGAATGTGCCCTTCGCCGACCAGGCTATCTTCTACGGGTCCATCGCTCAATTTGCAGACGCTCGCGCGGCCGTCATCCCCGACTTCATCGCAAACTGCGGCATGGCAAGGACCTTCTGCTACCTCCAGGGAGACAATGTGGTGATGTCGGACCGGGCGATCTTCGATGACGTGAGCAAAACCGTGAGAATCGCCCTCGAGAAGACCTGCAAACGTAACCCCTCAAGGGTACGCCTGACCGAGACTGCGCTGGCAGTAGCTCTTGATAGAATGTGAAGACACACAGGGATTGATACATGCAGTATACACGCATACGTGGGATTTCGTCCGGCAGAAAAGCCTGACACAGGAGGAATTGGCATGGCCAGAAAGGCTGAACCTTATCGTATCAAGATGGTTGAACCCATTCGTCTGATTTCGAAAGAGCAGAGGATTGAGGCTTTAGAGATTGCGGGGTACAACCCTTTTGCCCTCAAGTCTGAAGATGTCTACATCGACCTTTTGACGGACAGCGGCACCGGCGCTATGAGCGACCGTCAGTGGTCGGCTCTGATGCTCGCCGACGAGGCTTACGCGGGGAGCAGATCATTCTACAAAGTCAAGGACGCGGTAAAAGACATTTTCAGCTACAACTATGTAATCCCCACCCACCAGGGACGCGGCGCCGAACAGGTGCTCTTTCCGGCCCTGATCAAGAAAAAGGGCCAGTATGTACTTGGCAACATGCATTTTGACACGACCATGGCCTGGATCGAGCTTTCCGGGGGGGTACCCGTG
This genomic window from Syntrophorhabdaceae bacterium contains:
- a CDS encoding ABC transporter ATP-binding protein produces the protein SLKGAALEDYRRGIQAVLQNPYASLNGRMRIWRIVGEPLIVRGERLSAVKKKVDELLDLVMLPACGDRFPHEMSAGQRQQVAIARALSINPKFIVLDEPTSLLDVSAQASILNMIVALQKKFFLTYLFISHNLAVVRFVSNRVGVMYCGKLVELADSEALYSNPLHPYTNALLSSIPDPDPESDKKEMVLEGDVVSPIDPPPGCRFYLRCSERMDLCREAEPTLLQAGQRHLVACHLRKASP
- a CDS encoding Glu/Leu/Phe/Val dehydrogenase dimerization domain-containing protein, yielding MEEMTVKTKLERYEKEPPLAVFHWNDSETEARGWVVINSLRGNSCGGGTRMRKGCTEQEVLALAKTMEIKFTVSGPPIGGAKSGIDFDPADPRKRGVLERWYRCIKPLLKEYYGTGGDMNVDSNTEVIPATRACGILDPQEGAIRGHYHPDDDQMKVKIEQMGRGVRLPVTDATLAPPGNRVFETADLVTGWGVAESVRHFYDIYGGTIKGKRAIIQGFGNVAAPAAYYLAQSGARIVGIIDKVGGIIEPQGISLDEVVHLMTARTGNFLISPGLMSYDEANQKIWSTGAEIFIPAAASRLVTQGQVDELLAHGLEVISAGANVPFADQAIFYGSIAQFADARAAVIPDFIANCGMARTFCYLQGDNVVMSDRAIFDDVSKTVRIALEKTCKRNPSRVRLTETALAVALDRM